A stretch of Geomonas oryzisoli DNA encodes these proteins:
- a CDS encoding rhodanese-like domain-containing protein, with amino-acid sequence MKRVVSLTLAVLFTLIATAAFAGNLFGGNYRYVAPADFKKWLETGKKVQIVDIQVPVEFQQHHFKGAVQTNAFPVKSAEDKQKLDRVLPQLTASREEIVIICPRGGGGAKNTYDYLKGKGIVEARLLILEDGMQGWPYRELVAQGK; translated from the coding sequence ATGAAAAGAGTAGTTTCCCTGACCCTGGCAGTACTGTTCACCCTGATCGCGACGGCGGCCTTCGCAGGCAACCTTTTCGGCGGCAACTACCGCTACGTCGCGCCTGCCGACTTCAAGAAGTGGCTGGAGACCGGCAAGAAGGTGCAGATCGTCGACATCCAGGTACCTGTGGAGTTCCAGCAGCACCACTTCAAGGGAGCGGTGCAGACCAACGCCTTTCCGGTGAAGTCCGCCGAGGACAAGCAGAAGCTCGACCGGGTGCTGCCGCAGTTGACCGCTTCCCGCGAGGAGATCGTCATCATCTGCCCCCGTGGCGGCGGCGGCGCCAAGAACACCTACGACTACCTGAAGGGAAAAGGGATCGTCGAAGCGCGCCTGTTGATCCTCGAGGACGGCATGCAGGGGTGGCCCTACCGTGAACTGGTGGCGCAGGGGAAATAA
- a CDS encoding acyl-CoA dehydratase activase, with protein MQMGIDLGSRTIKTVTLKGGSMLERRVVESGFEPHRQALQMLGEHPQARVVATGYGRHLMQQHAELDIITEIKAHALGARHLFPHCRAVLDVGGQDSKVILLSDNGRIVNFQMNDKCAAGTGRFLEMMAVSLGYGLKDFGIAAAQADAGTPINSMCAVFAESEVVSLKNRGVPPAEIARAVHLAVASRLAAMVSKTGECRHLVFTGGVANNKTLVAMLEKALGVPVLVPEDPSITGALGAALHAGCS; from the coding sequence ATGCAAATGGGGATCGATCTCGGCTCGCGCACCATCAAGACCGTCACCCTTAAGGGGGGTAGCATGCTGGAGCGCCGCGTCGTGGAAAGCGGCTTCGAGCCGCACCGCCAGGCCCTGCAGATGCTGGGCGAACACCCGCAGGCGCGCGTGGTGGCGACCGGCTACGGCAGACACCTGATGCAGCAGCACGCCGAACTCGACATCATCACCGAGATCAAGGCGCATGCCCTGGGTGCGCGCCACCTCTTCCCGCATTGCCGGGCCGTTCTCGACGTGGGCGGGCAGGACAGCAAGGTGATCCTGTTGAGCGACAACGGGCGCATCGTCAACTTCCAGATGAACGACAAGTGCGCCGCAGGTACCGGGCGCTTTCTGGAGATGATGGCGGTCTCCCTCGGTTACGGCCTGAAAGATTTCGGTATCGCCGCGGCACAGGCCGACGCCGGCACCCCCATCAACAGCATGTGCGCCGTCTTCGCGGAGTCCGAGGTGGTTTCCCTGAAGAACAGGGGCGTTCCTCCTGCGGAAATCGCCCGCGCGGTGCATCTCGCCGTCGCCTCACGTCTGGCGGCCATGGTTTCCAAGACCGGCGAGTGCCGCCATCTCGTTTTTACCGGAGGCGTCGCCAACAACAAGACGCTCGTGGCAATGCTGGAGAAGGCGCTGGGAGTGCCGGTGCTGGTTCCGGAAGACCCTTCCATAACAGGAGCACTCGGTGCGGCCCTGCACGCCGGCTGCTCCTGA
- a CDS encoding transporter substrate-binding domain-containing protein, whose amino-acid sequence MLTRIILLLLALVLPASGFAAQSPAPASASRIIVVGGNSNYPPYQFLDKYGQPAGYIVDLTKAIAGVMGMQVEIRLGDFGTILKQLDTGEVDVLEGLSFSESRAGHYDFSTPHSIIVQAIFARKGTPKVQGLDELKGKKVLVHRGGGMHNYLKEKGWERDLVLTDSPRDTLEQLARGNCDYAVLALLPGMHIIREDKLENIVPVASNVAPQRYYCYAVRKGNAELLAQFNEGLSILKKTGQFDEIYNRWIGVLEPQKTSWLLIAKYAALVVIPLSLILAATVLWSYSLRRQVAQRTESLSNALAELQRNQQQLVQADKMAALGILVSGVAHEINNPTGIILMNMPTLKKIFRDAERILDRYQEEEGDFSLGGIRYQRVRQEVPLILDEIQDGAHRIKKTVDDLKNFARKDDEARKEPLDFNDVVQTAVRLVDVATRKFTTNFSARYGAGLPPVYGNVQRLEQVVVNLIMNAGQALPDPSRGIEVVTSYDAGAGRVVLKVRDQGTGIAPEHLQHLTDPFFTTKRESGGTGLGLSISANIIKDHGGDLGFESNPGEGTTVTLSLPAAVAGGKNGQ is encoded by the coding sequence ATGCTGACCAGAATCATCCTTTTACTGCTGGCCCTCGTCTTGCCTGCCTCGGGCTTTGCGGCGCAGTCGCCCGCTCCCGCCTCTGCTTCCCGAATCATCGTCGTCGGGGGCAACAGCAACTATCCTCCCTACCAGTTCCTGGACAAGTACGGACAGCCCGCGGGCTATATCGTCGACCTCACCAAGGCCATCGCCGGCGTCATGGGGATGCAGGTCGAGATCCGGCTGGGAGACTTCGGGACCATTCTGAAGCAGCTCGACACCGGCGAGGTGGACGTGCTGGAGGGGCTCTCGTTCTCGGAGAGCCGGGCCGGACACTACGACTTTTCCACTCCGCACTCCATCATCGTGCAGGCCATCTTCGCCAGGAAAGGGACGCCCAAAGTCCAGGGGCTCGATGAGCTCAAGGGGAAGAAGGTGCTGGTGCACCGCGGCGGAGGGATGCACAACTACCTCAAGGAGAAGGGGTGGGAGCGCGACCTGGTGCTCACCGACAGTCCGCGCGACACCCTGGAACAGCTCGCCCGGGGGAACTGCGACTACGCGGTGCTCGCGCTGCTGCCGGGCATGCACATCATCCGCGAGGACAAACTGGAGAACATCGTGCCGGTGGCGAGCAATGTGGCGCCCCAGCGCTACTACTGCTACGCGGTCAGGAAGGGGAACGCGGAACTGCTGGCCCAGTTCAACGAAGGGTTGAGCATCCTGAAGAAGACCGGCCAGTTCGACGAGATCTACAACCGGTGGATCGGCGTCCTGGAGCCGCAGAAGACCTCGTGGCTCCTCATCGCCAAGTACGCGGCGCTGGTGGTGATCCCCCTCTCCCTGATCCTGGCGGCGACGGTGCTCTGGTCGTACTCCCTGCGCCGGCAGGTGGCGCAGCGTACGGAGTCCCTATCCAACGCCCTGGCCGAGTTGCAGAGAAACCAGCAGCAACTGGTGCAGGCGGACAAAATGGCGGCGCTCGGGATCCTGGTGTCCGGGGTTGCCCACGAGATCAACAACCCGACGGGCATCATCCTGATGAACATGCCGACCCTTAAGAAGATATTCCGGGATGCGGAGCGCATCCTGGACCGCTACCAGGAGGAAGAGGGGGACTTTTCCCTGGGGGGGATCAGGTACCAACGGGTACGGCAGGAGGTGCCGCTCATCCTGGACGAGATACAAGACGGCGCGCACCGCATCAAGAAGACCGTGGACGACCTGAAGAACTTCGCCCGTAAGGACGACGAGGCGCGCAAGGAACCGCTGGACTTCAACGACGTGGTGCAGACCGCGGTGCGGCTGGTGGATGTGGCGACCCGGAAATTCACCACTAATTTCAGCGCGAGGTACGGCGCCGGCTTGCCGCCGGTCTACGGCAACGTGCAACGGCTGGAGCAGGTGGTGGTGAACCTGATCATGAACGCCGGGCAGGCGCTGCCGGACCCGAGCCGCGGCATCGAGGTCGTCACCAGCTACGACGCGGGGGCGGGGAGGGTGGTGCTAAAGGTTCGGGACCAGGGGACCGGGATCGCACCCGAACACCTGCAGCACCTGACCGACCCGTTCTTCACCACCAAGCGCGAGAGCGGAGGGACCGGCCTCGGGCTCAGCATTTCGGCAAACATCATCAAGGACCACGGCGGCGACCTCGGCTTCGAGTCGAACCCCGGTGAGGGGACCACGGTCACCCTTTCTCTTCCGGCTGCCGTGGCAGGGGGTAAAAATGGACAGTGA
- a CDS encoding GSU3529 family protein, with product MDLSAQLAETARRQHDDAGLPAWLVEDILALCAAPGVCDVDEELIRRLLRQVEEFDSYAGVGCFGDSASAADIEATLTELRKRH from the coding sequence ATGGATCTGTCGGCGCAACTGGCCGAAACGGCAAGGCGGCAGCACGATGACGCGGGACTCCCGGCATGGCTGGTCGAGGATATCCTGGCCCTTTGCGCAGCTCCCGGCGTCTGTGACGTCGATGAAGAGCTGATCCGCCGTCTCCTGCGGCAGGTGGAGGAGTTCGACAGCTACGCCGGAGTCGGCTGCTTCGGCGATAGTGCCAGCGCCGCCGACATCGAGGCAACCCTTACCGAACTTCGGAAACGCCACTGA
- a CDS encoding porin, with protein MKKQATLAMAGVLAVLAAGNDAQAKSLEDILKEKGVITEAEYKEASKAKPFDYKLGKGFVFTSPDQKFQLLLGGQIQAQYELDNYEVANKQDVSQFNLRRVKTLLSGYAFTKDLTYKATYNWSNVVKENSKAMEEVNMKYRVADELQVMLGQEKIQYSRQWITSNTAQQFVDGSFVRNAFMQGYDIGINLHGDLWTGLVKYDAGIFGGAGQNTKNKTGDNAYNFRLTFNPLGDMKYGEGDLENTQKPLVSLGSSYYLNTVKKTVTGTGATATSAVDNNSSNFVTDSNGWLGTAVKGKYFGTKVAEDISVDSWEADFAAKWRGASMQGEYFWGKAVGETSGKELIAKGGYLQAGYFVIPQRLELALRYAWMDPNSQIGSDSISEVQGAVNYFLYGNNLKIQGDVGNRHIYKGQVDDLVARAQVQLLF; from the coding sequence ATGAAGAAACAGGCGACGTTGGCGATGGCAGGTGTACTGGCAGTACTGGCGGCGGGCAACGATGCCCAGGCAAAAAGCCTGGAGGACATTCTCAAGGAGAAAGGTGTCATCACGGAGGCGGAGTACAAGGAAGCGTCAAAGGCCAAGCCTTTCGACTACAAGCTGGGCAAGGGCTTCGTCTTTACCTCTCCGGATCAGAAGTTCCAGCTGCTGTTGGGCGGGCAGATCCAGGCCCAGTACGAGCTGGACAACTACGAGGTTGCCAACAAGCAGGACGTGAGCCAGTTCAACCTGCGGCGCGTCAAGACCCTCCTGAGCGGCTACGCCTTCACCAAGGACCTCACCTACAAGGCCACCTACAACTGGTCCAACGTGGTCAAGGAAAACTCCAAGGCGATGGAAGAGGTGAACATGAAGTACCGTGTCGCCGACGAACTGCAGGTCATGCTGGGGCAGGAGAAGATCCAGTACTCCAGGCAGTGGATCACCTCCAATACCGCGCAGCAGTTCGTGGACGGCTCCTTCGTCAGGAACGCCTTCATGCAGGGGTACGACATCGGCATCAACCTGCACGGCGACCTCTGGACCGGGCTGGTCAAGTACGACGCGGGCATCTTCGGCGGCGCCGGTCAGAACACCAAGAACAAAACCGGTGACAACGCCTACAACTTCAGGCTGACCTTCAACCCGCTCGGCGACATGAAGTACGGCGAGGGCGACCTGGAAAACACCCAGAAGCCGCTGGTGTCGCTGGGCAGCAGCTATTACCTGAACACGGTGAAAAAGACGGTGACCGGAACGGGAGCCACCGCGACCTCGGCTGTGGACAACAACAGTTCCAACTTCGTAACCGACAGCAACGGCTGGCTCGGCACCGCGGTGAAAGGGAAATACTTCGGGACCAAGGTCGCCGAGGACATCAGCGTCGACTCCTGGGAAGCGGACTTCGCCGCCAAATGGCGCGGCGCTTCCATGCAGGGCGAGTACTTCTGGGGCAAGGCGGTGGGTGAAACCTCCGGCAAGGAGCTGATCGCCAAGGGCGGCTACCTCCAGGCCGGCTACTTCGTGATCCCGCAGCGCCTGGAGCTCGCGCTGCGCTACGCCTGGATGGATCCCAACAGCCAGATCGGCAGCGACTCCATCTCGGAGGTCCAGGGGGCGGTCAACTACTTCCTCTACGGCAACAACCTGAAGATCCAGGGCGATGTCGGCAATCGCCACATCTACAAGGGGCAGGTGGACGACCTGGTAGCGCGCGCCCAGGTGCAGCTGCTCTTCTAA
- a CDS encoding double-cubane-cluster-containing anaerobic reductase: protein MSDQFEVKSDPALWEKLGMDVARFSGMPPMLTNAYRGIFLSQQGRPEKMAYFDDMVANIHTGRIQEIYDAKVGGKPVIGTFCVYVPEELVVAAGGICIGLCGGAQGSIADAEKILPRNICPMVKSAFGFKVGKICPYFQVVDLVYGETTCDAKKKTWELLDRYVPTHVMEIPQMKRERDKWLWLDEVKDFKAAVERITDTITDFDAVAAGIKTVNAKRFALQRLNSLRHHNPSPISGKDMLLIEQIAFYDEPVRFAQKVHELCDELEQRIGSGIAVAPKSTPRIMVSGTPMALPNWKLHHIIESAGAIVVNEESCIGTRYYKDLIDEGSTDLEQQLERLTERYMKIDCSCFTPNDDRIAQVLKEYEESGAEGIIDYCLQFCHTYNIEAVKLREACEARDIPFMSIETDYSPDDVGQLQTRVEAFLEQIKG from the coding sequence ATGAGCGACCAGTTTGAAGTGAAATCCGATCCGGCACTTTGGGAGAAGCTGGGCATGGACGTGGCCCGTTTCTCGGGAATGCCCCCCATGCTGACCAACGCCTACCGCGGCATCTTCCTGTCGCAGCAGGGGCGCCCCGAAAAAATGGCCTACTTCGACGACATGGTCGCCAACATCCACACCGGCCGCATCCAGGAGATCTACGACGCCAAGGTGGGCGGAAAGCCGGTCATCGGCACCTTCTGCGTCTACGTCCCCGAGGAGCTGGTGGTCGCCGCCGGAGGGATCTGTATCGGCCTGTGCGGCGGGGCCCAGGGCTCCATCGCGGACGCCGAGAAGATCCTGCCGCGCAACATCTGCCCGATGGTGAAATCCGCCTTCGGCTTCAAGGTCGGCAAGATCTGTCCCTACTTCCAGGTGGTCGACCTGGTCTACGGCGAAACCACCTGCGATGCGAAGAAAAAGACATGGGAGCTCCTGGACCGTTACGTGCCGACCCACGTCATGGAGATCCCGCAGATGAAGCGGGAGCGCGACAAGTGGCTCTGGCTGGACGAGGTCAAGGATTTCAAGGCTGCCGTGGAGCGGATCACCGACACCATTACCGATTTCGATGCGGTGGCCGCCGGGATCAAGACGGTCAACGCCAAGCGTTTCGCACTGCAGCGCCTGAACTCCCTGCGCCACCACAACCCGTCGCCCATCAGCGGCAAGGACATGCTGCTCATCGAGCAGATCGCCTTCTACGACGAGCCGGTCCGTTTCGCGCAGAAGGTGCACGAGCTGTGCGACGAACTGGAGCAGCGCATCGGCAGCGGCATCGCCGTGGCACCGAAGTCCACCCCGCGCATCATGGTCTCGGGCACCCCGATGGCGCTTCCCAACTGGAAGCTGCACCACATCATCGAGTCCGCAGGCGCCATCGTCGTGAACGAGGAGAGCTGCATCGGCACCCGCTATTACAAGGACCTGATCGACGAGGGTTCCACCGACCTGGAGCAGCAGCTGGAGCGGCTTACCGAGCGGTACATGAAGATCGACTGCTCCTGCTTCACCCCCAACGACGACCGTATCGCACAGGTGCTCAAGGAATACGAGGAGTCCGGCGCGGAGGGGATCATCGATTACTGCCTGCAGTTTTGCCACACCTACAACATCGAGGCGGTGAAGCTCCGGGAAGCGTGCGAGGCGCGCGACATCCCGTTCATGTCCATCGAAACCGACTATTCCCCCGACGATGTCGGGCAACTGCAGACGCGCGTCGAGGCGTTCCTGGAGCAGATCAAGGGGTAG
- a CDS encoding sigma-54-dependent transcriptional regulator, producing MDSDLYPSFRVLLVDDEPAWLRSLSLALESSAGITNVETCSDSRQVLELMAQQDFGLVLLDLTMPHVSGEELLTQIGERYPAVAVIVVSGLNQVGKVVTCMKLGAHDYYVKTDDEERIVCGVVRAIKHLELQREHKEMTQRFVSCELKHPEAFSAICTADRAMQAMFAYIEAVAKSPLPLLITGESGSGKELLAQATHRLSGCKGEMVAVNVAGLDDTVFADTLFGHLRGAFTGAEAVRRGMIEAAANGTLFLDEIGDLSIASQVKLLRLLQEGEYFPLGSDQPKRLKARVVVATHQNLEAKVAEGTFRRDLFYRLRAHHVEVPPLRERKGDIPYLLDLFLEEAAATLSKKKPTPPPGLVQLLSTYGFPGNVREFKAMVFDAVSTHKERMLSMESFVKSINASGGTVAERVPDQNPFASFEPLPTFANAAEYLLEEAMSRAGGNQTLAARLLGISQPSLWKRLKLTRR from the coding sequence ATGGACAGTGACCTCTACCCGTCCTTCCGGGTGCTGCTGGTGGATGACGAGCCGGCCTGGCTCCGTTCGCTGTCGCTGGCGCTGGAAAGCAGCGCCGGGATCACCAACGTGGAGACGTGCAGCGACAGCCGACAGGTCCTGGAGCTGATGGCGCAGCAGGATTTCGGGCTGGTCCTGCTCGACCTCACCATGCCGCACGTTTCCGGGGAGGAGCTGCTTACCCAGATCGGGGAGCGTTACCCCGCGGTGGCGGTGATAGTGGTCAGCGGCCTGAACCAGGTGGGGAAGGTGGTCACCTGCATGAAGCTCGGCGCCCACGACTACTACGTGAAGACCGACGACGAGGAACGCATCGTCTGCGGCGTGGTGCGGGCCATCAAGCACCTCGAGCTGCAGCGGGAACACAAGGAGATGACCCAGCGTTTCGTCTCCTGCGAGCTCAAGCACCCGGAGGCCTTCTCTGCCATCTGCACCGCCGATCGCGCCATGCAGGCGATGTTCGCCTACATCGAGGCGGTGGCGAAGAGCCCGCTCCCCCTGCTGATCACTGGCGAGAGCGGCTCGGGCAAGGAACTGCTGGCGCAGGCCACTCACCGGCTCAGCGGCTGCAAAGGAGAGATGGTCGCGGTCAACGTGGCCGGCCTCGACGACACGGTCTTCGCAGACACCCTCTTCGGGCATCTACGCGGCGCATTTACTGGAGCCGAAGCGGTGCGCCGCGGCATGATCGAGGCGGCCGCCAACGGCACCCTCTTCCTCGACGAGATCGGGGATCTGAGCATCGCGTCCCAGGTGAAACTGTTGCGGCTGCTTCAGGAGGGTGAGTATTTCCCGCTGGGGAGCGACCAGCCCAAGCGGCTGAAGGCGCGCGTCGTGGTGGCGACCCACCAGAACCTGGAGGCGAAGGTCGCCGAAGGCACCTTCAGGCGCGACCTCTTCTACCGGCTGCGCGCCCACCACGTCGAGGTCCCGCCGCTGCGCGAGCGCAAGGGAGACATCCCTTACCTCCTGGACCTGTTCCTGGAGGAGGCAGCCGCGACGCTGTCCAAGAAGAAGCCGACTCCGCCGCCGGGTCTCGTGCAGCTTCTGTCGACCTACGGTTTTCCCGGCAACGTCCGCGAGTTCAAGGCGATGGTCTTCGACGCGGTGAGCACGCACAAGGAGCGCATGCTTTCCATGGAGAGCTTCGTGAAGTCGATCAACGCCTCCGGCGGTACCGTGGCGGAGCGCGTCCCGGACCAGAACCCCTTCGCCTCCTTCGAGCCGCTGCCGACCTTTGCCAACGCGGCCGAATACCTGCTGGAAGAGGCGATGAGCCGGGCCGGCGGCAACCAGACCCTCGCCGCCCGGCTGCTCGGCATCTCGCAACCCTCCCTCTGGAAACGCCTCAAGCTCACCCGTCGCTGA
- a CDS encoding flavocytochrome c: MKRTSMVPALLLSAALLMTASLAWGGDSSKTAFLSGVHKKNQVTCADCHGKTLTVDDSETALNKNCKGCHGGFAELATKTKEHINPHKSHLGDANCTACHKGHVASKAYCNYCHSFAMKIPAMGTEQESNDKKWVQESASGKKELKSNRVESADVVVIGAGGSGYVASITAHDAGAKVILLEKMPITGGNSMLAAGGINAARTRYQERLGMHDDPAEMVKETMKGGRDKNDPELVKVLAYQSADAVDFLVSLGADMTDLVRSGGVAVDRTHRPVGGAAVGPHLIKVYRDNAAKRNIDVRVNSEVVQILSDGKGRVTGVQVKGKHSGVYTINAKAVIDTAGGFAANNELVGSFKPQFKETASSNQPGATGEGMFLAEKAGAKLIDMEQIQIHPTMGGDTKVLVSETVRGSGAILVNHAGKRFVNELTTRDKASAAILAQPEKSAFLVLGESTRKSNVQIDGYIALGLVQQADSIAALAAKMGVPADTLTATVTAYNKAFEAKKDPEFQRQDIPRPVDGPKYYAIWVKPGRHHTMGGVKINTEAQVIGKDGKPITGFYAAGEVTGGVHGWNRLGGNAITDTVVFGRIAGSNAASFIKKEK, encoded by the coding sequence ATGAAACGCACAAGTATGGTACCGGCACTGCTGCTCTCGGCGGCTCTGCTGATGACAGCATCCCTCGCCTGGGGGGGCGACTCGTCCAAGACGGCCTTCCTGTCGGGCGTGCACAAGAAAAACCAGGTGACCTGCGCCGATTGTCACGGAAAAACCCTCACCGTGGACGACAGCGAAACGGCGCTGAACAAGAACTGCAAGGGGTGCCATGGCGGCTTCGCGGAGCTGGCAACCAAGACCAAGGAACATATCAACCCGCACAAATCGCACCTTGGCGATGCCAACTGCACCGCCTGCCACAAGGGGCACGTCGCCTCGAAGGCGTACTGCAACTACTGCCACAGCTTCGCCATGAAAATCCCCGCCATGGGGACCGAGCAGGAGTCGAACGACAAGAAATGGGTGCAGGAATCGGCATCCGGGAAGAAGGAGTTGAAATCGAACCGGGTCGAGTCCGCCGACGTGGTCGTGATCGGTGCCGGCGGCTCGGGCTACGTTGCCTCCATCACCGCCCACGACGCGGGAGCCAAGGTGATCCTGCTCGAGAAGATGCCCATAACGGGCGGCAACAGCATGCTGGCGGCCGGCGGCATCAACGCGGCCAGGACCCGCTACCAGGAGCGGCTGGGGATGCACGACGACCCGGCTGAAATGGTGAAGGAAACCATGAAGGGGGGGCGTGACAAGAACGACCCCGAGCTGGTCAAGGTGCTGGCCTACCAGTCCGCCGATGCGGTGGACTTCCTGGTGTCGCTCGGTGCCGACATGACCGACCTGGTGCGCTCGGGGGGCGTCGCGGTGGACCGCACCCATCGTCCGGTCGGCGGCGCCGCGGTAGGGCCGCACCTGATCAAGGTCTATCGTGACAACGCGGCCAAGCGCAACATCGACGTCAGGGTGAACTCCGAGGTGGTGCAGATCCTCTCCGACGGCAAGGGGCGCGTCACCGGCGTGCAGGTGAAGGGCAAGCACAGCGGCGTCTACACCATCAACGCCAAGGCCGTCATCGACACCGCCGGCGGTTTCGCCGCCAACAACGAACTGGTCGGCTCCTTTAAGCCCCAGTTCAAGGAAACCGCCTCTTCCAACCAGCCCGGCGCGACCGGCGAAGGGATGTTCCTCGCCGAAAAAGCAGGCGCGAAGCTCATCGACATGGAACAGATCCAGATCCACCCGACCATGGGGGGCGACACCAAGGTGCTCGTGTCGGAAACCGTGCGCGGCAGCGGCGCCATCCTGGTCAACCATGCCGGCAAGCGCTTCGTGAACGAGCTGACCACCCGCGACAAGGCATCGGCGGCCATCCTGGCGCAGCCTGAGAAATCGGCCTTCCTGGTACTGGGCGAGAGTACCCGCAAGAGCAACGTGCAGATAGACGGCTACATCGCCCTCGGGCTGGTGCAGCAGGCGGACAGCATCGCCGCCCTTGCCGCCAAGATGGGCGTGCCGGCGGATACGCTTACCGCCACCGTGACCGCCTACAACAAGGCGTTCGAGGCGAAAAAGGATCCGGAATTCCAGCGCCAGGACATCCCGCGCCCCGTGGACGGGCCGAAGTACTACGCGATCTGGGTGAAGCCTGGGCGCCACCACACCATGGGCGGCGTGAAGATCAACACCGAGGCGCAGGTCATCGGCAAGGACGGAAAACCGATCACCGGCTTCTACGCGGCGGGCGAGGTGACCGGCGGCGTGCACGGCTGGAACCGCCTCGGCGGCAACGCCATCACCGACACCGTGGTCTTCGGCAGGATCGCCGGCAGCAACGCGGCGAGTTTCATCAAGAAAGAGAAGTAA